ttaatttcaaaatttattatacttttttatggtaaaaaattattataataaactaCATTAACTATcagtttaataatttaaacttaattcaatcAAATAGAATTTTTCTATCGTTATATTTATTCTACTTgtgatttttctctctcttctatttttcagttttatttatattccaACAAAagttatccataaaaaaaattgaaaggatatataatcaatatttattctaattaaatatgtatcttaaatttttaattgtcataacttttaaaagtttattataataaattataatatcaattgagtaatataattatcaatttaatatataatatttgttaatatttttatttatgctcaatcattaaattacaaaatttagaaaatatattttatcatttaattaaaaatattatgaaaataaatatatagtaaattgtttcatattcaattaaaaataatatgcacAATTATAAGTGATAAAGAAATACATACCAATAGATATTCGCAACAAATACTAAATGTGTATCTTTAGTAAGTACTCATGGGTAATAAGTCCAATCGTATATGTATTTCACTGGTTTGTTAATGGACACGAAGACGAATATCATGATATACTCGTATATGTACATATGTGTTATCTGGTAATATTAAAATACACAAGTATTTCTTTTTTACTCAGCTTAAATACGTAAATattctttataaatattttttatttgtatttatgttttggagtataattttatttggacTTATATTTgagtgtatttttatttaagtttatattttagagAGTGATttttagataatattatttgaagttcacaaaaattatttagaattaCTCATGGGTATTATTAATTGTGTAGAGCGTagaatatttgaataaatttatttgtagcaattaaaattatttttttaagaaaatattaaaataaataaaaattacaataaaaatatttttaaactatttttttttacaaaaatatccttGGGTACCTACATATATATgtgaatcttttaaaaaaattcacacgTGAATATTTAGCTAACGAGAAGGATAAAGAGTGATTACAATATGTATCTATCCAGCTCATTATCATTCTTATATAcaatctcatgcattttttcatagaaaaaaaattcaataaaacacttataatataaaaatatttaaatatatatatgtattgataattttcttatatattttttagatatatacatacataaaattaaaaaaaaaattgataaatatattataaaaatataataatataaaaaatataaattgaaagtTAACATCCGTGTAAGACAAAAACAcagtttaaataaaataaaataaatcattataataaaaaagataaaaataaattaaattggtcatattttgagtttaaaaattatgaacGGTTAGTATAAAAATGTTGATATCATCACCGGTTTATATTcatacataataatattatcagtgtataatttgttttttttcataatttttttataatccatatttatttcaattaaaaaaaacatgatctcaataagtttatatatatatatatatatatatatatatatatatatatatatatatatatatatatatatatatatatatatatatatatatattgtttttgaCATATGCCGCGTCTTTTTACCAATGACGTTTAAGCAAGTGAATGTCGGTTGATTATACTGTATATTGTATAATTAACTctcattagaaaataaatttcaaaatgatttaatttaaatactcaatgtaaatgatttttatattattatctgcAGCGATATGTATggtaaaattattcatatatatatatatatatatatattattttctaattaattaacaatgtaaaatctttttataatgagaatacataaaattaatattttttaaagtaaataatcCATACGATataatataaaagatttttaaGTTGCGATTTAGTTACAAATTttgcttaaataaattaaatgtgatATCATTTGAACTCACGATTTGTTGATCTGTTATATATGATTGCATTTATTGAAATGCATATTTAAAACTTTGTTTGTAATTTTCCGGGACGACCACTGCTACCGTTTTTTAATGaaatcttttaattgttttaaaaattatataaactataattttcaattatctAACAGTACATcgaaatttagtttaattttaatatataggagaaaaaaaaaatctaaacccACGTGCATTACTTGCGTTATTGAATAATGTACGTGTGGAAAATTTTGAAGGACTTGAGATGACAGATTTTATTGAGGTGTTAACTAGAAGGATGATGCAAATCCCACGTAATGCTGCTGCTCATTCAAAGAATGGTACATTGGGGTTCAACAATTTTGGTGGTTGACAAATTAACCCCGTTTAGCGTCAAGCAAACTAGCAAAAGCTAATGGCTTAAGTACTTAACCATCCAAACACCACCTTGTTCACATTATAATgaaatatatgaatttaatatctatatattgttttatattgttttcaaactgattatattattttaaaagttaataaatttatcatatataatatattataattgaaaaattgtataaactcgtgagtacataattttttttgggaaTATATAGGTAAATTAATGTAATGTAATGTTTCAAGGGACGGCTTATTTGTATTGTTCGAAGGTCaagttttggttttgaaaaCGGTGATAGCTTCATTAATTACTACTTATGAAATCAATTTGGCCGACCCAACAAAAGTTTACTTATCATCtttgacttttaattcattGGTCCACACTTAACCTCCGGCCTGAGCCTGGCACTGCAGCCACATTTTCAGAATTCACCAAACTTTGCAAATCCATCCTTAATCTGTGTATTGCATGTAGCCTGCAGACTgcaaacacaaaaataacaGTTGTAATTTGTTTGCTTGTTTACACTGTTatctatattttattcaatgttgcaaatcacaaaaataacaaGTTGTTGCCAATAACAATTTCCATCCTCTTTCTCCTTCAAAACTTGGGTTATAATGGACCGCTGAGGTGTACAACTTGAATTTTGACACTTGATCctttatcaaaatattaaatcagATTAGATTGTTTTCACATTTTTTGATACTTTTAAATCTGTGGTCTAGAATAAGgggttttttttccttaaatatattttttttctgtttttttaatgtACATCACTTTACAATTTAATTCTCAATCTATACTATTTTGcatgttataaaatttaatttaataaataagtaattttaaaaccaattaaaaaattatataatataatatttatattttaaaatattttaaattaaaaaaaaaataaaaaagagaaagtgtattCAGTAGATtggaaattaaattacaataaaatagtgtatattggaaaaaaaataggaaagaaagtgtattaaaaaaataatcagaatAAGGTATACCATATACTAATTTCTTTTAGTGATTAAAcgtatcttttaatttattgaaaataatttcattCGAACAGGATAGAATTATCACaaataatatatctttttttttccttcaagtgTGTAATACAAttagatatttaaaatttatacccAAAACTATTGATGAAATTGCATGTCAGTTGATTCACTCATCAATAGTGACTCCATGTTGATATAACAAACTAAGAATGTAATATATACTATATAAATCTCGTAAAAAGTGTCAATGACAATGTTATTGaataagttattatattttttcaaagttatttttttaaaaaaaaactgttaagCAACACATGATAAATATATGGTTTTACGTACCTATTAAatagattaaatataatttaattattcaaataaattaatataattgtactgataaaaaataaatataattaaaaatttgagtcTAAGGAAATGATCTGGGGATTAAAGagttgtaaatttaaaatcaacggAGTTTGTACAGTTAAGAAAGTGTGCACCTCTATCTTCTAGGATAATTAATAGAGTTAACATTCTTCATTGAATATACTATACACTAAGTGAATCCTTAAGTAACTCAatgaatatttattgtaaatggTCACAAAAATTGACTAAACcaattagaaaaaaatcatcattgaaaattttaatcagTACATGTGTAAACTCAACTACTAGGTGTATGTTTGTGTATGCGTCTATTTGATgcagccaaaaaaaaaattctttgatcTTTAGTTTGAATCATTAAGAGTTTGGACAGATACATGTGGATTTAAGTTTGATCTTCATTATCcttattaccaaaaaaaaaaaaaatcactaaatgaGTATATCTTGTATTGTAACGATTGAATTAGTAGTGACAAATTTGGTaactagttttattttatttaaaaagttgaaatatatgatttatCTTAATGATCATACGTTTATTCAACTGTATATCAgttgcaatttttaaaaaaatgataatttctattaaatgaaaagagataagtaattaaaaaaagtaaatatacaaataaagatCAAATGAGAACGACTCGAGAGAACCAAGAGATATTTTTTGagctaattttaaaatcaaattaaaattaaaaagtagattggaaaagaataaaaaaaaatttaaaaaaattaggggCCTCGCACTTGTAAtctgtttgtttgtttatattttgtattttattgcattgaaattgaatgttgcgATTAGCACTGCGCCCCACAAAAAACTGTTGCCAATTgcaatttccatttttttgggGTTATATAGAGCGCGTGTTACCCTTGATTAAAATATTCACTCagattatatagtttttcaaatTCCTTCGTTATGATGAAATTTGTGGTCTTGATGAAGGTATACTAATACAGAGTAATACTAACTACAAATCAATCTTCATAATGGCTACATGTCAATATAAAAAACCACAAGTATGAATATGATATAATCACTATCGAAGAAAGTGTTAcaatatttttgaataaaaaattattatataggccttctcaaatttaagtttgcatttttttttcttttacagaaGTTTGCATTTTGTTGATAGTTTATTAGATGTccaaattagaataaaattgtttatagATTTCAGCAATGGAATAGTTAAAACAGAAAATGTTTATGATAATCTTCATACTATTAGAATGTTTTCAATCTCATAAAAATAGTAATCAAATGATTTCCTTTTTGTCCAATCCTTCTAGATCAAGGGTTgttttttagtttgttttttatGAGAAAAGTGGTGATTCAGCACTCTAGGgtccaattgaaaaaaaataaaatccagaTGCGAAATATCTACGGTGCTTCCATCTCCAATGAAACGAAAAGGTTTGATTGATTAGTATCTACGCTGACCTTACTAACAGCCAGTCTTGACTGTTCCTCCAAGTTGTTTTGCTAAAAAAATTGACCAAATCATAATAAGGTTTGCCATGAAGTCCAATAGAATTGATAAATGggtgaatttttttaagtatgaatatttttttttttgaaaaaatgtaaattatattaaatctaaaatgataaaatatatctctatgctagaaaaaataaaaaatttccttaatataaaaaaacttatataagatGTTAAAACAAGTATAAAGAAATACACTTATTTATAACTTAATCACCAAAACACAAGTCTATCCCAATCCGAATCCGAATCACTGGTGATGACACATCACACACACGCTTCAAGGCttgaactatgaattgttatcccatatataaataaaaggccACTCCCCTCATCACTTAGGTCATATATTCATCCATCCCTATCCTCCCAATACAAAACAACCAATTATACGCAACTTTTGCTTCTTTCATGACACCAGCCATGGACAAGACTTCATCCTCGTCGGACATCACCACCGTCCACCCCGACATCTTTCAATCCCACATCCTTAATCGCCTCGACGGCCCCACCCTCGCTTCCGCCGCTTCCGCCACCTCTCACCTCCGCGGCCTCTGCACCGAACACCACCTCTGGCGTAACATCTGCGCCGCCACGTGGCCTTCTCTCAACGATCCCCTCGCCGCGGCCACCATCGCCACCTTCCCCGCCACCCACCGCTCCATCTTCTCCGACTCCTTCCCCTCCCTCCACCACTCCCCTCCCAATCCCATCCCAACACAACCACCGACACCTCCGCCGCCGGAGCTCATCTCCGCCGTGGACATATACTACAAGGGCAAACCCGTCTTTTCCCGCGTCATCCGAACCGAAACCCACAAGGGGTGGTTCCTCTGCTCCCCCCTCTGGGTGGACCTCCTCGACCCCACCGAGGTGGTCCCCACTCCCCTGAAATTCGCCCAAACCAACGACGAAATCGAATTGCTCAACCACCTCGTGGAGAATCTCGCCCTCAGCTGGATCATCATCGACCCGACCCGAAAACGCGCCGCGAACCTCTCCAGCCGCCGCCCGGTTTCGGCGCGGCGCCACTGGCTCACGGCGGAGCTCGAGGTGCTCTACGCCGTGCCCATGGAGACAGTCCAGTGCGTCGTAAAGGTCACGTGCTGCGGGAAGGTCGGCGGCGCGATGCACGTGCGCGAGGTGAGCCTCACCATGGAGGACACCGAGGGGAGGCACGTGATGGGCAGGGACGGCGTCGTAATTTTACAAGACGCGATGGAGAATGGGAAGAGAGAAAAACTTGACGCGGAGAAAGCGAAAGAGAGGTTCGAGAAATTCTCCATTGTGAAGAGAGAGATTAGAGAGAGGAAGATGAGGAGAGACAGGGCAATGGACATGGTTGCCATGTTGATCGCTTTTGCTGTTTTTGCTTTGCTCTTCTGCTTCATGGCTTTTGGTGTTTGACCAAAACGTTGCCGTTTTTGCTGGAGAGAAGACTAACCCTTTTACCTCTGCCTTTGGACTTTGGGGGTTGGTTGCACTCAAacggaagagaaaagaaaaatattcaacAAGTAAATAGTATAGTTGAAACATGAAAGTCagaaaaaacaacaacataTACGATAGAAAAACGTGTGTATCTTATTCCAAttggttaatttattttttcttttgacccATACCATGTTTCCTTGTTACCTAACTCAATTATACAAATTCTATatagttttttagtttttttttttcgttccaAATCGTGGTTTGTTAACGGTTTTGATGCTTGCACGTTGAAATCCAcacattagtatttttttattttttttatgttggttAACATTAACAATAGCTGGTTTGCAACATGCCAACAACATGtgtaaaataattgataatttaataattattttcgaTGAGAAACCAGTAAGGTTACAGCCTACATTTGTTTTGGATTAGATTCAATAGAATTGTGATATTGTCGTGTGTTACGAGTCACTTTTGAGTTTTGACCGAAGGAGAAAAAATCTCCCTCCGTACAAACATGAATTTGGCTCACTATCAAGTGGTGAACTAGTGTGCAAGAAACTAAGAATCATTTTTCTTTCCCTTAATGGTGATCATGATATTTATGGTTGTAGTTCTGACTTTAAGGCTCTAGCCAATTTATTGATGATCACGTTGCTTCTAGAGTATGCAATTTGTACAATGATccaaaatatcaaaatagaaCGGGAAAAATAAATGGCCGTGTGCAGTGCAGTGGATCACTATAGTATCTATTGTTATGGATTCGAATTAATTATTGTAGGCCTcacttaacattgattttttttcccctttgatTAAAAACGAGTGATTTTACAGGGGTATTTAACCATCTTTAAATGGTTGGATAGATCAGCCACGTGTTTAACGGATCAAAATGTTTTAGttacgaaattaaagtgaataaattttataaaaaaataattattaatttgtgtaCTTCAGGATGAATATTAATTTAGCACCACCAATCATCCACAATATCTATATACACGGCAGGATAGGTGTTAAAAAAACTAGTTCCGATTGTAATCAAACTTAAATTgaattggttttttttaaattagtttaagaaaatatcagtgtattattttataaaactattaatcaaattaatttttatttgaaaaaatacttaaaaagcTAGTTCGAAactgatttaatttttagaactaATTTAAAACTGATTAAAAACTAGTTCAATTTcgaactaattttttaaatatgattgtCGACGTGGAACTTCAAGGCGCTCAAgagcataatttttttgaatttcaaaatatcGGTTAATGCGAtcacaaaaaaattacacaaatattaTTGTACACATAATTCAactattagaaataaaaatttataaataaaactttGTCTGTCAATTTTCAATGAGTTGAATCATATCATTTAACTCTTTAAACAAACATGTACAATTTGAGTTTTGGATAAAAACCCTACAAAAATATCTATAGCAACTTCAATAGTATAAgctttataggaaaaaaatgtatatcagtttcaaatttcaattcagTTACTGAAGAAGAACATTTGGCTGCTGATGAGTTGAATTAaagggcttttttttttttttctgataaaaGGGCGTTTTGGATCGGCGTTCTTAATGCAAGTGCTCTCAATTTTTcatgttaaatttgaaaaaggtaaataaaatagaagCTACTAGCTTTCGGCTTGATGTATAACCAATATTTCAAGACTCAGAGAAAGACACATTTGCCAAGTTAAAATCTTCTACAGTTATTCCTAAATTCTTCATTTTAAACCTATGATGCAAGCAAAGACTAACCTTCACTTTGTTTAAGGTATTCTTCTGTTCGTGGTCTAAAGGTTAGCATTTATGCATAAAAAGTAACTTTTCTTGGGCGAAAGTTTGTATTAAACAGTAAACGACCGAAAGGctattttttaaagagaaattaTACTAAAACAGCAAACACATAATAATTCATACAAATaagaagaataagaaagaagagagaaaaaatctgTTAAAATCTATAATATGAaggagaaagataaaagaaaaaataaacccAGCAAGTTTATATATTGGGGTTAATAAAAGAggttttatcttattatttgaaGGTGCtgtttcattatttaattactttattaagaaaatatttacctTTCATAATATCTAGGAggatttataaaaaagaaatcacaGAAAAAAAACCCTCTCTCGATCATGAATACCAGAAACGATAACATTACTGTTTTAACATACCGAGTAGGTATTAAACGTTGTTTATAGTATAGTATATGAAAGAAATAAGAATGAGTGATCTCCATTCCTTACTAACTAGTCAAAGTGTGAGTTGATTATAACAAAAAACACAAACGGTGGCAGAGGGTGAAACAGAACAGAGGGATATAAAAGTAGAAAGAAAGAAGGAGCTGACTTGAGGCCACGTGACAAGATTGAAATGGAACCGAACCTTAGTTACCTCACCTCAGCACCTCACACATTCTTCGCCGACTCTCTCAAAAGCTCTACCACCACGCCACAACCAGCGCCAGCTTGCGTGCCACACGCTTTCAAGCAAAGCACAACCACACTTGAACCGAGCCACCCCTGCCCCCGAGGAATAACCCTGTTGGTTTATATTATAACCATCGACCACCTTAACCTTAAATCCTAGGTAGCTAGCTTTTACTATTGTGTCGGCAACCGGTTGAGGAACAAAAAAACAGAGGAGGGTGCAAgcagggtggtggatgatgatgGAAGGGGTTTCGAGGGAGGCTCAGATGTCGATTGCTGCTTCTTCCATGTTTCCTGGATTCAGATTCTGCCCCACTGATGAGGAGTTGATTTCTTATTACCTTAGGAAGAAGATGGATGGCCATCAAGAGAGTGTTCAAGTCATTTCTGAGGTTGAACTTTGTAAATACGAGCCTTGGGATTTACCAGGTTAATAGtaatatttctctctctctctctctctctctctccgtgTTCAGTTTTTAATCCTagctttttcttcaatgttttGGGTGCGACTTCACGCTTCTTCACTTCGATTAGTTTTGGCATAATTGGAAGCAAAGTCATAAATTTTGCACGTAACTCATAAGGTGAGAACTATTAGGCTTCATGCATAGATAACATGGGAGATGACTTTGTTCCTGTAACTAGGTCTCTTGGGTCCTTATTTAGGCCGTCCCTCTCCCTCGAGTAGTAACGGGTAATCCAGTCTTTAACTCTCTATTAATTGTCATGATTGGTATCCCGTAGCTCCTGGGTGACCGTTACTGCTGTCAAGATTGGAGACGTTATGGGTGAGTGAGTGCATAACTGAAAGCCAATCATCAAGTGCTAGATTGAGGGAACGGTTGGCATACGACCGAAGAGGTACACAACCCTAAGCCTGAGTGTGTAAGTACGAAGAGACTTGAAGTAGTAAGACCATTCGACTGCTGAGCTACACAGCCCCTCAGCTTCGAATGTGTAAACACAAAGAGGCATGAAGTAGCGATGACGGTTGGCATTCGACTAAAGAGGTACATACTTAataatgagtttagaataaactTTGATATCATCTTAGATGATGGAGCTGACTTATTCTCACTTGCAAAATG
Above is a window of Glycine soja cultivar W05 chromosome 12, ASM419377v2, whole genome shotgun sequence DNA encoding:
- the LOC114379008 gene encoding F-box protein At2g27310-like, which codes for MDKTSSSSDITTVHPDIFQSHILNRLDGPTLASAASATSHLRGLCTEHHLWRNICAATWPSLNDPLAAATIATFPATHRSIFSDSFPSLHHSPPNPIPTQPPTPPPPELISAVDIYYKGKPVFSRVIRTETHKGWFLCSPLWVDLLDPTEVVPTPLKFAQTNDEIELLNHLVENLALSWIIIDPTRKRAANLSSRRPVSARRHWLTAELEVLYAVPMETVQCVVKVTCCGKVGGAMHVREVSLTMEDTEGRHVMGRDGVVILQDAMENGKREKLDAEKAKERFEKFSIVKREIRERKMRRDRAMDMVAMLIAFAVFALLFCFMAFGV